TGTTTGAGCGATGTGGAGTTTTAAGAAGACCAGTGTGGCCACCGAGGGTGCAGTGGATCTGAGGGGTGTGGGCAGAGTCAGATGCACATCTGGGAGACTGGGGTCCACAACGAGAGGGTTCTAGAGTGGGCTGGGGGCCatagagcaggaggaggagacagaTAGTATAGAGATCCTTCAGGAATGGACAGAACGGTTGACCCACTGCACGTTGGGTGTGAAAACAAGGACAGCTCCAAAATGTTGAGCCTGGAAAGAGGGCACAGCCTAAGAGGGTGTGAGGCAGCTACCGCAAACCAGAGGagagttgtggtgcctgggcagGTCAGGAGAGGGTTTCTCACCCCAGTGTGGGCAGCAACGCTGCTTGGCACCTGGCCGGCAATCACTtagtatttgtcaaatgaatgaatgtatgaatcaTTGTATGATCTCGGGCAAGTTGTACGACCTGGCTGTGTGATCTCGGGGTCTCATTTTTTGGTCTAAAATGAAAGGACTGGACTAGAATGTGTAAAACAAAATAGAAGGTGTTCTCCTGGGAGGGGTAAGCATTCCTCTCTCCATTCCCAGGACATTTATGGATCCCCCAAACAGTGGTTCTAACCCTGGCTGTAAGTTAGATTAACTGAAGCCCCATATGAGACCACTAAACTCAGGATCTCTGGAGATGAGGCCCAGCAACAGGTAGTTTTTAAAGTTGCCCAGATGACTCCAATGTccagctggatgagaactgggaGCCTCTAGGGACCCAGTTTGTAAACCACGGGGCTAGGTGAAGGCCGGCCTAGGCCCTTGGGCTGAGACTTATGGTTGGTGACAGACCTCTCTTTTCATGTCCCATCTCCCATCCCCCAAACCCAAACTCCTGATAGCCAAAGGACCAAataccagggtttctcaaccacaCACTGCTGACGGTTCAGACAGGAtcactctttgttgtggaggaCTTTCCCGTgcattttttgatatttagcggcatccctggtctctacctactagatgccagtagcacatcCTCAACACCCCCAATcaaaacaatcaaaaatgtctccagatattgccaaacatCTCATCGCGTGCAAAAtcctcccctcccgccccctccccgttgagaaccactgtgctacAAGAAGAGACTCCCGcactccctctgccctccccagttGCAGACAGAGGCCAGGCAGGGGCAGAGGCCATTTGACAGCAGGTTTAGTTGGGCCTGGCAGGAGGGCCTCTGTGGGAGCCTTCCAGTGTTAAATGGAAGGGTAGCATGCCAGCAGGCTGACTGATGTGGTCTCACTCTAGGGGGAGGGACTTTTCCAGAACACTCATTCCCGGATTCCCAATCAGTCACAGGAGGGCCAAGAGGAGCTTTCCGGGAACAGGCAGAAGGGGGTGTGGGAGTGGAAGTGTGTATGGAGGGGATTCTTTCCTTCTGTAGATATTTTCCTGGCACGGTGACTGCCCCTGTCTGATTGGTTGAGGACTGGAGGGgaggacccacagctggatgccTGGGTCCCTGGAAGCCATCTGACGCTGGGATTGTGGGGATGTCTGGGTATCAGGGTCTGGAAGACTGAACCGTTGGGGCTGGAACTAAGGGTCTGgctgccccaccccgccccgccccacgaGAGAAGTGGAAGTTGTGGGCACATGCTCCTTAGAACTGGAGGCTAAGATCGGTCCTCGTCTTCACAAGTTACTTTTTGCTTGGAGGTGGCTGTACCTGAGGGAAGACAGAGGATGGGagcccagggaagggaagggaagggggctaggagggaaagaggaaggatagggggtgggggaaggtacTGATGGGTCGGAGGTGGTGAGGCTGTTTCTGGCCCTTATCCCCCAACTCACTCCACCGCGAGGCTCAGAATACCCAGGAGCAGGACAGCTCCGGAGACAAAGAGCAGCAGAATCCTGGCTTCCCAAAGATCGTGACTTCCTGCAGGGAACCCAGGAGGCAGTGAATGATCCCGGGAACCGTACCCATCGATGCTGGGGTAGCCTAACAGCTCAGAGATCTGGGTGGggtgaggcaggggtggggagtaaGGACCTGGGAAGCAGCGCTTTCGGGGCCAGCAGTACACCTCGAAGCCCTGGCAGGTGGAGCAGTTGTACAGGATGGTGCTGCCCCCTGCAGGAGACAGCAGGACCAGCTCTGGGGCGGGAAGCTTCGCTGAACCCTGCGAGAGTCCCACACTTCCTCCCCAAACTGCAGGCTCTCCTCAGGTCCCCCGAGGCCCCTGGCCCTTGCTACCCCTTCCCTTTCCTACTCACGGCAGGCGGGAGCGCAGAGAGCTGAAATGAAAGACAAGGAGGATGGGGGTGGATGAGCTCAGCCACACACTCCTTTGCCTGAGGACCTAGGCACACCTTGATCCCTCCCCGCATCAGTACCTTCCCTGTTGTATTCTGGGAGCTTGGTCTTTTGAAGCCATCTCCAATATGAAAGGAGTGAGGAGAGAGACCCTTTGATCTCTGGGGAGGCAGAGAGCAGCTATAGTGCCCGGGGTCTCAGCAGGGCCGGTTCACCTCCACACCTTCAGCCAGCACCTCCCCATCACGCCCTCCTGTCTCCACCTGccctccacccttccctgcctccccagccccctcctcccaaccccctccTTGGTGCCATCCAAGCCCCTAGGTTGTATCTCCCCCTCGACCTCACCTATGACCCTCAGGACTCTGTGAGTCTTCTCTGTGACTTTTTTCAAGGATGCATCATCTGTGGAGATGGGTAAGGACCGGGCGAGATTCCTGACTTTCCCAGGGTCTGAAGAAGCTCTCCCAGAAGGAGAGGCCAGTGTGTCCAGAGAGGGCAGTGGACTGAGAAGATGGCTGAGAGGCACAGCTGGGAGGCCACATGCAGCCCCCTTAGGGCACGGGGGTGACTGTTGCTGAGCCCATCCCTGGATGTCTGATCTTACCTAAGGCAAAGGCCGAGAAGTTCCAGGAGACCTCACAGTCCTTCCACTGGGCCTCCATCTGGCTGCAAAGCTGAGCCAGGCGGCCCGACAAGTCATGGTCTGGGAAGCGGCAGAAGACACAGGCCTGGGCGGctgccaggaagatcccacctagTGCCAGCATCCACATGAGGCCTGCTGTGGGTGCTGGAGCGGGGGCTGGCCCCACCTAGGCTGGGAAGGCCTTGGAATGCTCTGTGATCCCGGTTCCAGTCCTTTGCCTGGAGGTTCTAGAGTGTTCCAGAACAGTTGGAGTCTCTAGAGCATTCCAGAACAGTGCCACTGCTCCATCCCTGATTGGGGTAAACCTGGGGCCCAAGGAACTGGGACCAGAAGAAGAAACCTCTAGTGGGAGATGGACAGAGAAAGCAGGGCTTCTGCTGTACTCCCAACCTAGCCCTCAGCAGCCTTTACGAGTTTGTGGTTCCAAaagcaactttatttttcttcttgtaaatCATGACCAGTGATAAATAATAAGTGACTCCCCCAGTGAAAAAGTTGTTTGTGAGTATCCCATCCCTTTCTATATCCTCCCCCACTCTCTCAAACTCTTCTGTTCATCTCCTCTCTGCCCTGGGCAGCCTTGGGCCTTCCCCAGCTATCTCCTAGCAACAGGCTCATTGTTGCCTTAGTAACTGAGAGTTCTATACAGGCCTCCAAGGCCCAGCTAAGCCCAGTGACTTCTCTTACTTCTCACCAGAAGATCCTAGTGACTCAAAGCCCAGCAGGCCCCTCCTGCCTACGTGGTGATGTGaagcacatgtacacacacacaccttgggATTAAACTAATTCTCAGTCTACTCACACCCACACCGCAGACATACCTGGTGCCAAAACAGTTTCTGGGCAACCCCAAACAGGCCTGGACACGCAGAGACCACAGAAAGGCCAGCACACAGACACCACCTCCAGTGACATGGATGGGAGCCAGGATGCCAGGGACCCATGCATCAGTCAGACTCACTGGCTAACAGGCACGTACACATGAAGGAAGGAAGGCCAGGACCCAAGGAGATGCCCCGCTCCTCCCCATGGCCAGCCCCACCATCAATACGGGATCCTTTAAAACACTTGGATCTCCAGAGGGATGCTCCAGCCCCATAGTTAATGGGGATTCTCCTAGCTCCCTTGTTCCAAGCTAGGGTGGGGTGTAGCCCTTCTGTCTCCCTCAGTGGTGGCTTGGAACACAGCAAAGAATCTCCCTTCCCGTGTTTCAGAGTGTTCTGACCTCTCATTggtcaggccaggccaggccaccaGCTCCAGGAGAAGTCACCGTCCAGAAGACCACATTAGAGCAATCCAAAGTCTCTCATTTCCCCCAGACCTCACTGTCCCTCCACGGTTCTGCTAAGCCTAGCCTGGGCAGAGAAGCATCCCCACTTTTCCAGACCCTGGATACTAAGCTCCAAGCAAGCAAACACCGAAGGTCCCCAGGCTCAGGCGAGGACCAGCCAGGGAagcttccccacccctcccaggatTAGCACCAGTCCAGACCCTCTGGTCTCCTGAGCCCTTGGGCTCTCTCCGGTTTGGGGATTCCTGCCCACATCTGGGCTCCAGTCAGGTGCAACGGGGCCCCTGACTCTCACAGCTCCAGGAGCAGAGCTAGGAAGAGGCTCAGGAAAGACTTCACCCTCTTTACTGACCCATTCTTTCTACCCGCCCCCCCTCGCCCACACAGTCAAACTGAGGGCAGCATTCCTAGTTCTCAGTTCCTAGTGCCGGACAAAGCGCAGAGATCGGGAGTTGAGCAGGTCTTCGGGGTCAGGGAAGACGGAGTCGAGACGGAAGCCATGCTCCAGGGCCACCCgcagcacctcctccaggaagcccggAGTGCCCACCACCTCCCGTCGCTCTCCTGGCTCCCCAGTCCACAGCGGCTGCAGCCCCAGTCTCCTGTACTCCACTTCGGGGAGCTCTGCAGGGCAGGGGGCCCATTCCAGATGAAAGTGTGGGCCTCTCTCCGCCCTGTCCTCATTGGCCACACCAAATCGGGCACGCATGGCACCCAGACACTCAGGGTCAGTGCAGAAGAGGTTGGCCCGGAAGGTGTCCACCTGGACAGAGCTCAGCTCATAGTGGTGTGGGCCCCGACGAGCAGAGAAGTGCACCAGGCGGGGGCTGCTATCTACGTCTGCGTGGAGCAGGGCGGCTGTGGGTGCCGGGGTCCCCCGAGAGGCCTCCAGTTCCCGCAGGGCATCCAGGAGGGGCCGGATCTGGTAAAAGTCAGCCTCTGCCCTGAGAAGCGCTGTCTCCCCGTATCCACGGGGCAGGTCCAGGCGGCCCAGCCGTAGGAAATTGAGGATGTGCCGGAAGGCCTTGCCATCTCGGTCGATAAAGTAGTGGCCGCCTCCCTGGGGATTGAGGTTGGGGGTCATGGGGGTACCGGCCCTAAACATGGCCCCCAGCATGGAGTCTGGGAATCGAGTCAGGGTCTCCAAAGTAGTGGAATATAGCGTACCCCCGACATTCAGGGTCACGGGGCCCCCAAAGGAGGGGGGCGAGGAGGgcacaggaggaggagaaattttGAGGAGTATCGAAGACAccgaaagagaagaaaaggcagaacTTCCTGGATGTGTGCAGAACTGGGTCGTAAGGTTCAGGCTGTCTCTGGGTCGGAGGCACAGGTTGGAGTACAAGGCAGCAAGATTGGGGGCTCACCCCAGCTAcctgggtggtgggggagggtttCCGGGCACAGAAACGCCGGAAAGGTTGAGAGAACGGATGAAACGAGCAGAGGGAAGTCAGAGAGGGACGGGAGATTTAGGTCCAGACGCATCCGATTCTGGGTGGTCGGCGATTCCTTTCTGTGGTCTTCAGACAGTGGGTTTCCGCAATCCAACCAGCAGGTGACGGTGGCGAGCACAAGGCCGACTCTGAAGGGACCAGCTTCTCGGGCAGACCGCTGTCACCGTGGGCGAGTCCACGCAGGGCTCCGGGGGCCAGTCAGAGGCCTGGCCTGGCTCCGGCGCTGGTCCCAGGAGAAAGAGGCGAGGCTGACCGGAGCCGATGGCGGAGGTGCCTCTGTATCGGCTGGGGAGCGAAGATACACGCTCAGTCCGAGCTGGGAGTGTCCTAGGACTCCTATGGAAGCAGCCGGGAGTCTCGGGACCGGGCGCCGCCGCCTTCTCCGGCTTTCGCCGCAGCCGCTTAAGTACTCTCCGCCCCAAGGAGGTGGCCTAAGGGCAGTGGCCGGGGGCCCTTTAAGAGGCAGCCCCGCCCCCTGGGcggcccgccccccgcccccgcccccgcccggagCGCGCGGCTCGGGTGGTGGTGGAAGACGAGTAGCGAACTGGAGAGACGGGGCTGACGGGCTGGACTGGCGGATGCTAGCGCGGGTGGGGTCTGGAGGGTGACTCAGGCGCGTCGTTAAGGATGTGGCCGCGACGGCCCCACTGGCCCCTACGTGTGCCCGACCTCACGTCTGCAACTCGGCGGGGGCCGACGTCTCCTATCCGGCCGCTataaaaactgaggcccagccttCGGGGGCTGGGGACCAGTTCCTTTTCAGTTGCTCCCGCAGGGAATTCCCGAGGGGGCGGGTGCTGAGCTGCCGCATTCCAGGGATGCCTCCGGGCTGGGGTGGCCCGAGCCAGCCTCTCCATCCCGGCCCGATGCCagcacccccccatcccccccagaGAAGGCTGGACCCAGCCCACGCAAGTGGCCTCTGCCGGGCCTGACGGGTCTGGCCACGTCTCCTGAGCCCGCGAGCCCCGCCTCAGAGCCGCACTCGGGCCGAGGCCGAAGCTCCCAGTTCACTCCCCGGGAGTCGCCCCTCGAGTGACTCCAGTTCGCAAACCCCCAATTGCTCCTGCACCCCAGAAGCCTCAGTGTCCTACACCTCACCTGCCCGACgggggtgctcaataaatgaactTTGAAGAACAAAGCACAAAGGCTTTAATAGAAAGGGGCGGGCGGTGGGAAGGGCAGGGATAGGGGGTGCGGGCCCTCGAAGGCCTGGGATCAAAGCGTGTGTAGGTCATGGCTACGCCGGCTCAGCTTCTCCGGGTCGTCGGACGCCATGAGGGAGAAGTCGCGGAAGATATCGAGATACGTCTCGTCtcctgaggggagggaggaagggctgggAGGCCGGGTGGCTGGGCCCTAGCACGGGAGAGTACAATAGGGACAGCCCGGCCTGGTAAGAGCACGCGCTTCCAGCGTGGGTGGAAGGGACATCTGCACCGTCAGGGTGGCGCCCTCGCCTATTCTTTGCTCTGTTTCAAGGACCCGGCGCGTAGGATGCGcccaatacatgtttgttgaataaatgatgtaATTAATCAATGAAGCTGGGCACAGGGGGTTGGGGACGGGTCACCAACGGCCAGAAGCCcagagttacaatgttgtgtgggcagagaggggggtggggggtactTTACCAGCCTGGCCCTGGGCCGCATCGACCTCCCTCATCTTTGCCAATCGCAGCCTGAAGGGGAGGGAATTAAGGAATGAATGACATTCTCCTCACTCCCCCCGCCCCAACTCCCATCCTTTAAGCTGGGCTGTTTCATTCACCTGTTTCCCCAGGGTCTAGTGCTTTAAAGATGCCTGACAACAATGTTAATGAATGATGCCT
This Balaenoptera acutorostrata chromosome 20, mBalAcu1.1, whole genome shotgun sequence DNA region includes the following protein-coding sequences:
- the TMEM95 gene encoding sperm-egg fusion protein TMEM95 isoform X2, which translates into the protein MWMLALGGIFLAAAQACVFCRFPDHDLSGRLAQLCSQMEAQWKDCEVSWNFSAFALDDASLKKVTEKTHRVLRVIEIKGSLSSLLSYWRWLQKTKLPEYNREALCAPACRGSTILYNCSTCQGFEVYCWPRKRCFPGSLGSQDSAALCLRSCPAPGYSEPRGGVQPPPSKK
- the TMEM95 gene encoding sperm-egg fusion protein TMEM95 isoform X1, translated to MWMLALGGIFLAAAQACVFCRFPDHDLSGRLAQLCSQMEAQWKDCEVSWNFSAFALDDASLKKVTEKTHRVLRVIEIKGSLSSLLSYWRWLQKTKLPEYNREALCAPACRGSTILYNCSTCQGFEVYCWPRKRCFPGSHDLWEARILLLFVSGAVLLLGILSLAVE
- the KCTD11 gene encoding BTB/POZ domain-containing protein KCTD11 produces the protein MLGAMFRAGTPMTPNLNPQGGGHYFIDRDGKAFRHILNFLRLGRLDLPRGYGETALLRAEADFYQIRPLLDALRELEASRGTPAPTAALLHADVDSSPRLVHFSARRGPHHYELSSVQVDTFRANLFCTDPECLGAMRARFGVANEDRAERGPHFHLEWAPCPAELPEVEYRRLGLQPLWTGEPGERREVVGTPGFLEEVLRVALEHGFRLDSVFPDPEDLLNSRSLRFVRH